Proteins encoded within one genomic window of Stigmatopora argus isolate UIUO_Sarg chromosome 21, RoL_Sarg_1.0, whole genome shotgun sequence:
- the tbxta gene encoding T-box transcription factor T-A, which yields MSASSSNSSSSSSTSTSVSASASNSDQRLEHLLSAVESEFQKGSEKGDASERDIKLSLDDADLWNKFKELTNEMIVTKTGRRMFPVLRASVSGLDPNAMYSVLLDFVAADNNRWKYVNGEWVPGGKPEPQSPSCVYIHPDSPNFGAHWMKAPVSFSKVKLSNKLNGGGQIMLNSLHKYEPRIHIVKVGGIQKMISSQSFPETQFIAVTAYQNEEITALKIKHNPFAKAFLDAKERSDHKDMPDHSVDSQQSSYSQLGGWFLPGQNPICPSSSPPQFSGTAGHSSGSYCERYSGLRSHRASPYPGHYPHRASGTNNYMDNSSGALTPSHDGWSALQIPNSTGMGTLSHSTNSTSNSSQYPSLWSVAGTTLTPSGSASGGLTSQFLRGSSYTGLTSSLPVSSPSSMYDPGLGEVGVGDAQFESSIARLTASWAPVAQSY from the exons ATGAGCGCGTCTTCTTcgaattcttcttcttcttcctcgaCGTCGACGTCGGTTTCGGCGTCGGCGTCCAATTCGGATCAGCGCTTAGAACACCTTCTGAGCGCCGTGGAAAGCGAGTTCCAAAAGGGCAGCGAAAAGGGCGACGCGTCCGAGAGGGATATTAAACTGTCGCTGGACGACGCCGACTTGTGGAACAAGTTCAAGGAGCTCACCAACGAGATGATTGTCACCAAAACCGGGCG GCGCATGTTCCCGGTGCTGAGGGCCAGCGTGAGCGGTCTGGATCCCAACGCCATGTACTCGGTTCTTCTGGACTTCGTGGCGGCCGACAACAACCGCTGGAAGTACGTCAACGGCGAGTGGGTGCCGGGCGGAAAACCCGAACCGCAGAGTCCCAGCTGCGTCTACATCCACCCGGATTCGCCCAACTTCGGGGCGCATTGGATGAAGGCGCCCGTGTCCTTCAGCAAAGTCAAGTTGTCCAATAAACTCAACGGGGGAGGCCAG ATCATGCTCAACTCGTTGCACAAATACGAGCCCAGGATCCACATCGTCAAAGTGGGCGGCATCCAGAAGATGATCAGCAGCCAGTCTTTCCCAGAAACCCAGTTCATCGCCGTCACTGCGTATCAGAACGAGGAG ATTACagccctgaagataaaacacaacCCCTTCGCCAAGGCCTTCTTAGACGCCAAAGAAAG GAGTGACCACAAGGACATGCCCGACCACAGCGTAGACAGCCAGCAATCCAGCTACTCCCAAC TGGGAGGTTGGTTCCTGCCAGGCCAGAACCCCATCTGCCCCAGCAGCAGCCCGCCACAGTTCAGCGGGACGGCGGGCCACTCGTCCGGATCCTACTGCGAGCGCTATTCTGGTCTGAGGAGCCACCGGGCCAGCCCTTACCCCGGCCACTACCCCCACCGGGCCTCGGGCACCA ACAACTACATGGACAACAGTTCGGGCGCCCTGACGCCCAGCCACGACGGCTGGTCCGCCCTCCAGATCCCCAATTCCACGGGAATGGGCACCCTGTCCCACAGCACCAACTCCACATCCAACTCCAG TCAGTACCCCAGCTTGTGGTCGGTGGCGGGCACCACCCTCACCCCGTCGGGCTCGGCGTCAGGCGGGCTGACCTCGCAGTTCCTGAGGGGATCTTCCTACACGGGGCTGACGTCCTCGCTGCCCGTCTCCTCGCCGTCCTCCATGTACGATCCGGGACTGGGCGAGGTGGGGGTGGGCGACGCGCAGTTCGAGAGCTCCATCGCCCGACTCACGGCTTCCTGGGCGCCCGTGGCGCAGAGCTACTGA